The Brassica napus cultivar Da-Ae chromosome C1, Da-Ae, whole genome shotgun sequence DNA segment TAAGCACACAACAAATTAtggtgggcgttcggatacccgttcgggttcggatcgggtatttcggatttttgggtattttggtaTACGGGTATAGAACCCGTTCTGGTATCTCTATATTTcgagtcgggttcgggtatttttagttcgtgTTCGGTTATTTCgaatcgggttcggatattgagattttgaaagaaaaaaaattaaatttttcatttttaggtttattctatttaaaaatatagattttacttagctgattttttatttttttaatagattgaatgattGATAGATTTggagataatattttaaaaataaataaactttaatttggctattattttgaaattttgaatctaacttttgttaatacatgaaacaaaaaaatttgacatgcattttagttgagttacaaattattttttcctttatatTATATGATCTTAAAGTTTGTGTAGCatcaatacaaatattttaaataaaataagagatgtaaacaaaaaatataagggtaagtatatatatgttcggttatcttcggatatccattcgggttcggatattatccgttcgggttcgaaTATCCAATCTTCCTAAATCAATACCCGTTCAAGTATTTTGCTATTtcagttcgggtttttcgggtcgggttcagaTACGGGTAAAATGCCCAACCCTACCACAAATAGTGAAACACGTAGTCCAAATGCATTTGATGCGCGACACTTGAGGAAAAACAAGAAgatatgtatttataaaaacgaCAAGGAGTCTACACACATAACAAAAGAACGACACATAGTAAACCAAACAGCTGTAAGAAAATCAACACCTAAATAAGTAAATGCCTAAATGGGAAAGATCTGGAAAGACGATCCAAAAGGAGAAGCAATCAATCGTTAGAGAACCTTTCTTTTATATACACTTTTTCCTTCATTAGAGAACAAAGAGAACGATTCATTGTATACAATTAAGGCTAAACTTCATAGGTAAAAAAAAGCACCGCATTCTATTCTATTAACTTTCTCTGATGTAATCTCCAAAACAAGAAACTTACGTAAGGAAACAGATATCCTCCGAGAATCTCACCTTTGATCCGGTTGAAAATGACTAAAGGCCGTGGGAATGTAAGCATGGTTAGAAATCATGTTGTGGAGTGATGTGAGAGAGTAGTCATAAACCCATCATCAGTTTCTACAGTTGTGAAGTCAGTTTCCGGCTTAGTTGTATTATGTGCGTCTTCAAGCTACAGTCTTTAACCTAGCAAGAGGGCATTGATTTGCTTATAAAAGCTTGATCAGGAAGGAAACAATGCAAAAAAGGGAAGAGAAAAGCAGAGAGAGCATTCTTTAACCTGCATAGCTGCTACTATTGATAAGAATCCTTGACATTGTTCGAGCAAGACCGTTTCTTGTGCAGTGATATTCACCATCTCCGCCATTACTGAATTCATTTCATCCACCTATCAATGACATCAAACAACAACAAAGCACCTATTAAACCACTCAAGACAAGTGCATTGACAAACAACCAGGTTCTAGTTTCTGACCAGAGTTAAAACTGCCTCCGCGCCAGTAACTAATATTCGAAACAATTGAGCATTTTTAGAAAGAAATGCTTTAGAGGACTTTCAAGAATAACTAGTTCTAGACATATGCATATAAGAATGGACAAAAGCAAGTTTTCCACCTGCTATCTTATAATAATCATTACATTATTTGTATGAGTCTGTATTCTGATGAAAACGACTCATATGCAGTACTTGCACATGAAAGTATGTCGCAGCTAGTATACTGCATTCTAATTTTCTATTCTTCCAAGCAATAGAGACAATGCATAGAAGAGCGATAAGAGGATAAGCTTTCATAAGTCACATAACTCACGTTATAATCTCTGAGACGAGAAATTTACCTTCGATGTCAGCGAGAATATGGAAGACGCCATAGCATGCATCACATCAACAGCTGAACTAACAGCATGCTTAAGATCTAGAATATCAACCTAACAacataaaaatcattaaaaaaaaaaacattcagaaaccGGAATCTAGTGTTCATTACCTAAGGATACAAAATAAGCCAACACAAACATATTAGAGTAAGGTAAAATAGCACTCACCACAGCTTTTCCAATAATTGGAAGACGAAGCGTGCTGGCTTTCAAGGCTTCAGTTGCTCCTAACAAAGAATTCGAATGATCTCTGTCTAGAAGAGACCATTCTTCTAGGTAACCCATCTACAATTTCCAAAATACAATGGGTTTTGTTAGCGTCAACAGAGCAATTACAAAGGCAATAACAGGATAAACGAAATTGCTAGAAGTTCATATTCTCACCTGCTCCTTCAAGATGGAAGCTAGTTTCAGTTTATGCTTCAGCAAGAGCAACCTGATCCGTTTGAGAGTGACAGAATGGCGCAATTCCGAGATTGATACCCATGCATTCCACAGGTTTTTCTGTCAAAAAAGAAAGTCTGATTTCACTAGAGTGTGTCTAGTTTCTTGGACCAAGTTAATGACTCAAACTATCTATAAGAACCCTATACTACCGTAGCTAGGCTTCATAACCTATTCTACTGTTCGCTAGATTACAAATCATGCACTCTCCAAGTCTGCTGCAGTGGCTAAAAGCACTTGCGATCCAAGCAGGTACAACCATACGTCCACAATTATTAACATAGCATTGACGGTATAAGAAAGGATACCTCTGCAGTCAGTCTCTGCACCATGAAAGTGGAGTCAGCCCTGGCATTGGCAAACCTCCACTGCAGATGACGGTTATACAGAAGCCTCAACAAGTGGGCATCCATAACCCGATCCTCCCCAATTTTCCCCCTCCTAATATCAGCAGTGAAACAAAGAATCGAAGGCAAGTTGCGGTTATAAGCGTTCATTTGCTCAGAAACTCCATTTCTCACTCGACAAGGACTAGAAAGTGCTCTAGCTTGAGATGAAGTAGCTGTCGCCCAAACCTTACTAGGTGAAGCAGGTCGAGTAGCACCACCTCTTATCGGAGAAGCCATACCACGAGGAGATGACACCAACGGAGTATCACTAGAGAACCGTTTAGACTGACTCAACTTTGATGACATACTACTTATCCTCGAACTCGGGCTAGAGCACCGAGGTGAGCCGCCAGGATCTTGCAACCTCCTTAATCGGGTGTTAGTCTCTTGCCAGAACTTAGCAGAAGCCATAACGTTACGTTGCAAGCTCCTCCTTTCACCACGTTCCTGCGCACCATTGGTGCTACCAGATGAAACACTATCAGAATCAGAAGCAGTAAAGTCACTAGTGCTTGTGACTCTTGTCTTTCTCTCATCTCTCAATTCCAAAACTCCATCACCTTCTCCCAAATCTAAACCTAATCTCCCATCAACAGAAACCCTAGAGCTCCGCTGCAACATTGATCCAAGCTTCTTCTTCCCTATATCATCACACTCACAATCCACATTTTTAGAAACTGAACTTCCTCTCATGGAAGCGCCTGGCCAGagctggtggtggtggtggtcaaCCGGCTTTGAGTTCTCCCTCTGATCTCGAACCTGCGGCGACCTCCGCCGCTCGGGGGTAGGTTTACGGTGGGAAACCGGCGTGGTGGTAGTAGTAGTGTCCTTCTTCTTGCTAATCGGGAGCGAAAACGCCTCGCCTTGGAAGGAAACAGATAAGCTCCTGGTGGAAGTGATGAGCATCTTCGCTGCCGCCGACATTGCAGTGCGAGTGCTAGCGACAGGAGCTGGCGATGGCCGGCGGCGGTCTACCGATTGAGACCGTTTGGTTAGCGAGGAAGGCGTGTTGATCCGATTAGAAGCGGAAGGAGTGGCGCGAGAGAGCAAAGGGGAAGGATATCGCTTACTTGTCTTGAGTAATGCAGACGACGAAGATGTGATAGAAGAGGTGGAGTGAGAATGAGAATGGGAAGGAGAAGGGGATAAGTATCGCGAGGGTACATTTTTGAGTCTAGGTCTTCGTTCATTGTTGCTGGGGTGCGGATCTGGAGGTGGTTTCCTGGTGGAGGTTGCTGCTTGAGGAATCGCAGGGACCATTatctctcctcttcttcctcgtcgtctgGTTCGGCGGCTTCGTGATCCTCACAGTGCATTACAGAGATTTGTCACACTTAGCCGCGGGAAATGAAATCTTCAGAGATTTGGGGTGCAAAACTAAAAGATCCCTCGATGTGGATcttgaataggattttgctaTTTAACTTGCCTTCGCAgccaagagagaagagaggagaggagaggagatgTGAGAGTGGTGGTGGATTGGGGATTTCCCACTTTTTAGTATACTGTCTGTTGGGTagctcatctttttttttgagtctcctttttcatttttttctgttcaAATCCATTTTCAGATTTATACTCTATTTAATTGCCTAAAAAAGCTATACGTAAATGGCTAATTCTTTCGTTTTCTGCCCAATCCTTTACATATTTATTCACAAAAATCCTAAATTAACTACATTAGTGATGTGCCCTAAGCCCCTAACTATTGTAAACATAATGCAGATCATATGAAGGAAGTagatgattttattatttaatcattcactgtgtttgtttgtttacagGAGAAGATTTTTCACGATATGTGATAGTTACCACAGCTGAGATTCATGGGGAAACTTTCCTTCACTCGTATATATGTATAGGGGCTCAATTCGGGCACCCCGGCCCAAATCTAATAAGCCCTTAAATGATTGAGTCCGGTCTGGCACGGcccgaaaatatatatgtatagggGCTCAAttcgggttttttttttgcttttcgaaaaataatttgtcattgtcatttccatcgttttaatacatgtgaattttcattgaaaaatagtttcatttcttttttttttttttaaatataaagtgaatttaaacttctcttctttgtcaaaaatgttttatttttttcgtatgttttatttttcttgtctaTCATTTTATAGTGCgctttaaaaacatattataaacaaaccaaacttaataaaatttatatattcaaatataaattaaaactgaatatataagagaacaaaatttatgataaacatggtcGAACGTTTCATACTTtgcattttgaaataaaaaaacatgttgtatataaaagaagaaggtatatttacaaaatttaaaatgtcaCTTATAATGATCAAACAATAAAGTAcattaacaattttatagttactttattagagtttggataaaaatattaaaataatatgtcaaTACTAATAATGGTTTTTGATtgtaaaaacaataatatttaaaataaaatataaaattttgggtttttgggCCGGTCCTAGTCCAAACGGGCTTAGACCCAAAATACCCAAAGCCCAAATGAGGTTAACCCGAAaggcttaattttttttggagctTAAAAATCTAAGCCCAAACCCGATAATTCTAAGGGCTGGACGGGTCGGATTGCGGGTTATGGCCTTAATTGACATGTCATAAATGTAATCCTCCTTTTCTATTGATGTGTTCGTGGAAATACATAGATGAACTCCGCAGTTCCAAACTATAAAACCTTTCatgatgttttattattattcttcttttctttcatttGGTAAGGAAGAGAATTATATGGATAGTGCTTCTTCTGTGaacatctcctatatattaatcctagAGCATTGCAACAtgtttttgtagccacgtgtcatcatgaagataattcttagaatttttagaaaaataagtcggtccatataaacatatactatattttgtattaaactaactatcaaattaattagtagtgtacaaaagaatatttttttttcttaaataaaaattacggaattatctaatatgattagtatatatatgacaattaatgattttgaataatacatatttgataacaatttttgtatcatcttttttttcatatattattaaaaaaattaatcaattaaattaagcatataataaaaaaatagattttttttatatgttatattttaatttttttaaatgactataacttactaaaaatggtaaaagtctcacattgaaaattttataatcaatggtttaactttttttgttcaagcaagatacaaatgatcatatatcgtaggggtgggcgttcagATAACCGTTCGGCTTCGTATCAGGTATTTAGGATTTCGGGTATTTCAGTATAAATGTATAGAaaccattcgggtatttctatacttcgggtcgggttcaaatattttgggtcgggtttagatatttaaattttgaagaaaaaataaataaattattcattctttaagtttttgtatttaaaatatacttttaacttaactggttttctaatttttaaaagattaaactattaataggataaaactttaaaaatagaaaaaacactaatttagttgttgttttgaaattttagattgtAGCTTTTGTTAATGTAAGAAACAAGAGctagatatgtattttaagtgagtagcaaatgattttatccataattatatgtatattatctaattttgagcaatgGGCATcgttaatataaatattttgaataaaatgagagaagtaaactagaaatataaggttaagtatacttatgtttggttatcttcggatatccattcagGTTTGGATATTACATGTTTAGGTTTGGATATCCAATCGCTCCGATTTCAAtaaccgttcgggtattttgctatttCGGTTTTAATTTTTGGATAGGATTTAGATACGGGTATCAGATAAAATTTCCAGCTCtaataaatcgtatgaatatgaactctcattaatagatattcatattttatatatatatatatatatatttatatcatttgaaataagttatatactatataaaaaatatgttaatttcaaaatttgcagtgAAAAATcattgagatcttaatattttacttttgaaatttttattgaaaaatctcacatttaaagttttgtgattaacggtttaaatttttgttacagaaaaatataaacatgtttAAAAATCATACGAGTATGAaatgtcaataataaatatttatattaaaatatactcctTCCGTTCCTTAAAGTTACATGTTCTAGAaagaaaatttgtttcaaaaagatccatttttttacatttttaatgcagattttattaactaattgcagacttcaaaaaatttaattgcactagttgaatttttattggtttaaaattatggaaaaagataaacacaaaaaatatgtaaatttaatgtgttttattgaaacgtgtgaaaaatctagaatatgtaactttaaaGAACGGAGGTAGTACTATgtatctatgtcaatatcactaaattttaatttatacaatataaagtaaaataaaataattttttgatttatttaccaaaaacgtgatcgtaaattaacaaaaatgtattagttttaatttatgtgtttaatctaatgtatatacttttatgcatataaattattttttaaataggtggTTTCTAATATCTTATTTGATATTGACAATTCCAAAAACACATTTCTTCAAatcgaagtgatttttaatattggaagcactatatatattatttaattcagattaaataatgtagtcttgatttttattcataaaaagcttttaatgaaatatcatggcaagattccaatcacctcattttgagtttgttcgaataatgagagatttgatcattcgtctaatatttgtttctccctaataccctatctagctattataattgtaagaatgatatatttgaactatttattataagttttctggtttataatttaataaatcaaacagttcttagtttatacatagtatatatatactagaattgtaaagtttatatataatttgtatactCTTAATAACTAAACTTCAAAAGGCAggctaataaaataaataattttttttttgttctggaattagatgatttttagaccgaactGACGAACATATACTAAATAGACATTGATATTTAGAGTCCTAACagcatgatatattagatttgaacactaacctgttaatagagtttgccggtgatttttttcaaaattttgatttttagaaaTGTATCTCGAGTTGAACTAATTTTATCGATGTCTGTCTATCTTTTAAATTGACACCtatgtaattcaccgaattcatagaagaagttaaaaaagaactaaattCATATCAATTAAACAGAGACAAGAACAAAAGCATAATTTATaaaggtaaaaaataaaatctcttatggagagtcaatagtaaaacAAATCGAGAGAGAGAAAAACATAATCCACTTTCATCATTATACAATCGATGAACTTATTtgattttggtgatttgtgtcagacgcaaaacttaatttctttttgtgcatatgaaatcttaaaaataattataatgagTTGCAATacgatgatacatttaagaaCTAACATTGTATTCGTCGttttacaatcgataaagaTTATGGTGGTGttgtaaaatgttaaaaccaattaaagaacaaaaattattataaaaattcacTCCGTCCGGGTATCATGtatgaaatgaaaaagaataatTGTAGATTGTGTGTTAATCATAAGGCACATATCAAAAGTGTTGGGACTGTTGGGTAATGGGCCATTTACTAATGGCATGCTTGCTTATTACTATCCATCATACAGGAGGTccaaaaaattgatttaatgtGTGTTTTTCATTAGtgatgtggaaaaaaaaaagggttgtgGTCCTTGTGGAGGAGCCTACGAATTTAAAAAGAGTTACAAACTTACAAAGCACCCAGCTTAGAAACTTTGCTTATATGTTATTGAATCTATTAGTTGATATTGGGCTGGTAAGGCCCAATCCAAAAACCAAGTTATAAGTTGATTtgacttttgttttatattaataaatgtaGAAATGAAGAAGAGATGAAAAAGTTCCTGTCCGAAGCAAAAGTTTGACAAAGTCCAGGATAGATGGGGTAAGTTAGTGGGAGCCATGTGGCGTTTTAATTACAGATAAACTAATGAACACACCAAAAAAGATTCATCAAGATCTTTTCAAATCGTCAGACGTCACATCCCATCTTAAAATCTGATAACCGAAAACTTGTTCAAGCTTCGTCTTCCCCCAATCacttttcttcttcctcagtTTCTGGGTTTCatcagagaaagagagaacGAGTCAGAGGACCCAGAAACCCATCATCTTAATTGACTTTCTGGTTCGTAAATAATCTGACTTTTAGATTTTCTCTGGTAAAGGCTTCATTTTATAGAAGAAACTCTCCAaagtttcaatatatatattttttttttcacaggaCTCTCTCTCTCNNNNNNNNNNNNNNNNNNNNNNNNNNNNNNNNNNNNNNNNNNNNNNNNNNNNNNNNNNNNNNNNNNNNNNNNNNNNNNNNNNNNNNNNNNNNNNNNNNNNttttgatttatttaccaaaacgTGATCGTAAATTAACAAAAtgtattagttttaatttatgtgtttaatctatgtatatacttttatgcatataaattattttttaataggtGGTTTCTAATATTCTTATTTTGATATTGACAATTCCAAAAACACATTTCTTTCAAatcgaagtgatttttaatattggaagcactataatattatttaattcagATTACATATgtagtcttgatttttattcataaaagcTTTTATAATGAATTCATGGCAGATTCCAATCACCTCATTTTGAGTTTTTCGAataatgagagatttgatcattcgtctaatatttgtttctccttAATACcctatctagctattataattgtaagaatgatatatttgaactatttatataagttttctggttttataatttaataaatcaaacagttcTTAGTTTAGTACTAGTATATAATACTAGAATTGtaaagtttatatataatttgtatactCTTAATAACTAAACTTCAAAAAGGCAggctaataaaataatatttttttttttgttctggaattagatgatttttagaccgaactGACGAACATATACAAATAGACATTGATATTTAGAGTCCTAACagcatgatatattagatttgaacactaacctgttaatagagtttgccggtgattttttcaaaattttgatttttagatgTATCTCGAGTGACCTATTTTTATCGATGTctatctttttaaattgacacctatgtaattcaccgaattcatagaagaagttaaaaaagaactaaattCATATCAATTAAACAGAGACAAGAACAAAAGCATAATTTTATaaaggtaaaaaataaaatctcttatggagagtcaatagtaaacaaatcgagagcagaaaacatAATCACCACTTTCATTTCATCATTATACAATCGATGAACTTATTtgattttggtgatttgtgtcagacgcaaaacttaattctttttgtgcatatgaaatcttaaaaataattataatgagTTGCAATacgatgatacatttaagaaCTAAATTTGTATTCGTCGTTTTACAATCGTAAAGATTATGGTGttgtaaaatgttaaaaccaattaaagaacaaaaattattataaaatttcacTCCGTCCGGGTTATCATGtatgaaatgaaaaagaataatTGTAGATTGTGGTTAATCATAAGGCACATATCAAAAGTGTTGGGACTGTTGGGTAATGGGCCATTTACTAATGGCATGCTTATTACTCATCCATCATACCGAGGTCcaaaaattgatttaatgtgtgttttttttcattAGTGATGTGGAAAAAAAAGGTTGTGGTCCTTGTGGAGGAGCCTACGAATTTAAAAGAGTTACAAACTTACAAAGCACCCAGCTTAGAAACTTTGCTATATGTTATTGAATCTATTAGTTGATATTTGGGCTGGTAAGGCCCAATCCAAAACCCAAGTTATAAGTTGATTtgacttttgttttttaataaatgtagAAATGAAGAAGAGATGAAAAAGTTCCTGTCCGAAGCAAAAGTTTGACAAAGTCCAGGATAGATGGGGTAAGTGTAGTGGGAGCCATGTGGCGTCTTTAATTACAGATAAACTAATGAACACACCAAAAAAGATTCATCAAGATCTTTTCAAATCGTCAGACGTCACATCCCATCTTAAAATCTGATAACCGAAACTTGTTCAAGCTTCGTCTTCCCCCAatcactttcttcttcctcaGTTTCTGGGTTTCATCAAGAGAAGAGAGAACGAGTCAGAGACCCAGAAACCCATCATCTTAATTTGACTTTCTGGTTCGTAAATAATCTGACTTTTAGATTTTCTCTGGTAAAGGcttcatttttatagaaaaactctccaaagtttcaatattatattttttttattttccacaggactctctctctctctctcctctctctctctctcctcctctctctctctctctctctcttgtttgaTGGG contains these protein-coding regions:
- the LOC106346491 gene encoding protein SNOWY COTYLEDON 3; translation: MVPAIPQAATSTRKPPPDPHPSNNERRPRLKNVPSRYLSPSPSHSHSHSTSSITSSSSALLKTSKRYPSPLLSRATPSASNRINTPSSLTKRSQSVDRRRPSPAPVASTRTAMSAAAKMLITSTRSLSVSFQGEAFSLPISKKKDTTTTTTPVSHRKPTPERRRSPQVRDQRENSKPVDHHHHQLWPGASMRGSSVSKNVDCECDDIGKKKLGSMLQRSSRVSVDGRLGLDLGEGDGVLELRDERKTRVTSTSDFTASDSDSVSSGSTNGAQERGERRSLQRNVMASAKFWQETNTRLRRLQDPGGSPRCSSPSSRISSMSSKLSQSKRFSSDTPLVSSPRGMASPIRGGATRPASPSKVWATATSSQARALSSPCRVRNGVSEQMNAYNRNLPSILCFTADIRRGKIGEDRVMDAHLLRLLYNRHLQWRFANARADSTFMVQRLTAEKNLWNAWVSISELRHSVTLKRIRLLLLKHKLKLASILKEQMGYLEEWSLLDRDHSNSLLGATEALKASTLRLPIIGKAVVDILDLKHAVSSAVDVMHAMASSIFSLTSKVDEMNSVMAEMVNITAQETVLLEQCQGFLSIVAAMQVKDCSLKTHIIQLSRKLTSQL